One stretch of Sebastes umbrosus isolate fSebUmb1 chromosome 5, fSebUmb1.pri, whole genome shotgun sequence DNA includes these proteins:
- the LOC119488470 gene encoding E3 ubiquitin-protein ligase rnf213-alpha, protein MLQKEPFLRYPAEYLKALTEEDKKELKGFMSTGKVDQWLLEMHEFLLLSLGRLRATDDYKPSWSVKETVCAYMDRKQVEVPPYVEDKFPENLLMSQIVETWKCAITAKQDWMMEG, encoded by the exons aTGTtgcaaaag GAGCCTTTTTTGAGGTATCCAGCTGAGTACCTGAAAGCACTGACAGAGGAAGACAAGAAGGAGCTGAAAGGCTTCATGTCCACGGGAAAAGTGGACCAGTGGCTGCTTGAGATGCACGAGTTCCTCCTGTTGAGTCTGGGCCGCCTGAGGGCCACCGACGACTACAAACCATCCTGGAG TGTGAAAGAGACGGTGTGTGCCTACATGGACCGTAAACAAGTGGAGGTGCCTCCTTACGTGGAGGACAAGTTTCCTGAAAATCTGCTGATGTCCCAGATTGTGGAAACCTGGAAATGTGCCATCACAGCCAAACAGGActggatgatggagggatga
- the lsm4 gene encoding U6 snRNA-associated Sm-like protein LSm4, which produces MLPLSLLKTAQNHPMLVELKNGETYNGHLVSCDNWMNINLREVICTSRDGDKFWRMPECYIRGSTIKYLRIPDEIIDMVKEEVVSKGRGRGGAQQNKQQGKGRGGAGRGLFGGRGRGMTGPGRGQQQQLQLQQQDKKSGKPQGMKNQH; this is translated from the exons ATG cttcctctgtctctgctgAAGACTGCCCAGAACCATCCTATG CTGGTGGAGCTGAAGAATGGAGAGACGTACAACGGTCACCTGGTGAGCTGTGACAACTGGATGAACATCAACCTGAGAGAAGTCATCTGCACCTCACGG GATGGAGATAAGTTTTGGAGGATGCCTGAGTGCTACATCAGAGGAAGCACCATCAAGTACCTGCGAATCCCAGACGAGATCATCGACATGGtgaaggaggaggtggtgtCGAAGGGCCGCGGACGTGGAGGCGCTCAGCAGAACAAACAGCAGGgcaaaggaagaggaggagccgGCCGAG gtcTGTTTGGCGGTCGTGGCCGAGGAATGACTGGTCCTGGTcggggccagcagcagcagctgcagctgcagcagcaggataAGAAATCGGGCAAACCACAGGGAATGAAGAACCAGCACTGA